From Ptychodera flava strain L36383 chromosome 2, AS_Pfla_20210202, whole genome shotgun sequence, the proteins below share one genomic window:
- the LOC139119157 gene encoding uncharacterized protein isoform X1, with product MYHTHLDMTCLFLAGHRTNDHRYLNVQRHIFRKLLLVGHKVMNACKDRIGKSQDIYDIPKVILWSAPRCVSTAFERSIRELEGIKVYHELYTSAAYLGEERFYPRYNEKTVPNSKFSDVRLQLESTVIGYKGIFAKEHAYAVPETRRKDALPDGYRHTFLIRMPRKSVTSLCRATPKTDDPGWPTVYDGEIGICELFELFKFIGDSTGETPLVIDADDLLNDPATMMKKYCDCVGFEFKESMLHWEAGPVDDWDYEGDWYGTVINSTGLSKPSQREEAEPDVSTLPQHVQDLIQQAEPCYQAMYKLRMKP from the exons ATGTACCACACACATTTAGACATGACGTGTTTATTCTTGGCAGGGCATCGAACCAATGATCATCGGTACCTCAATGTTCAACGGCACATATTCCGAAAATTGTTATTGGTCGGTCATAAAGTTATGAATGCTTGCAAAGATAG AATAGGGAAGAGTCAGGACATCTATGACATTCCAAAAGTAATCCTGTGGTCGGCTCCACGATGTGTGTCCACGGCATTTGAAAGGTCGATAAGGGAACTTGAGGGCATCAAAGTATACCATGAATTGTACACCAGTGCTGCTTACCTGGGCGAGGAACGGTTCTATCCCCGCTACAATGAGAAAACCGTGCCAAACAGTAAGTTCAGCGACGTCAGGTTGCAGCTAGAGTCGACCGTAATAGGATATAAGGGCATTTTTGCCAAGGAACACGCCTACGCTGTGCCAGAAACCAGGAGAAAAGATGCTCTCCCCGATGGATACCGCCACACCTTCCTAATACGCATGCCCAGAAAGAGTGTCACCTCCCTGTGCAGGGCGACTCCCAAAACCGATGATCCCGGATGGCCAACTGTTTACGATGGGGAGATTGGTATCTGCGAATTGTTCGAGCTATTCAAATTTATTGGAGACTCAACAGGCGAAACCCCTTTGGTAATTGATGCTGATGACCTGTTGAACGACCCCGCTACTATGATGAAGAAGTACTGTGATTGTGTCGGATTTGAATTTAAGGAAAGCATGCTGCACTGGGAAGCTGGTCCCGTGGATGATTGGGACTATGAAGGAGATTGGTATGGCACAGTTATAAATAGTACAGGTTTATCAAAGCCGAGTCAAAGAGAAGAAGCAGAACCTGATGTGTCCACTTTACCACAACATGTCCAAGATTTAATCCAGCAAGCCGAACCATGCTACCAAGCGATGTATAAACTGCGAATGAAGCCATAA
- the LOC139119157 gene encoding uncharacterized protein isoform X2 — translation MNACKDRIGKSQDIYDIPKVILWSAPRCVSTAFERSIRELEGIKVYHELYTSAAYLGEERFYPRYNEKTVPNSKFSDVRLQLESTVIGYKGIFAKEHAYAVPETRRKDALPDGYRHTFLIRMPRKSVTSLCRATPKTDDPGWPTVYDGEIGICELFELFKFIGDSTGETPLVIDADDLLNDPATMMKKYCDCVGFEFKESMLHWEAGPVDDWDYEGDWYGTVINSTGLSKPSQREEAEPDVSTLPQHVQDLIQQAEPCYQAMYKLRMKP, via the exons ATGAATGCTTGCAAAGATAG AATAGGGAAGAGTCAGGACATCTATGACATTCCAAAAGTAATCCTGTGGTCGGCTCCACGATGTGTGTCCACGGCATTTGAAAGGTCGATAAGGGAACTTGAGGGCATCAAAGTATACCATGAATTGTACACCAGTGCTGCTTACCTGGGCGAGGAACGGTTCTATCCCCGCTACAATGAGAAAACCGTGCCAAACAGTAAGTTCAGCGACGTCAGGTTGCAGCTAGAGTCGACCGTAATAGGATATAAGGGCATTTTTGCCAAGGAACACGCCTACGCTGTGCCAGAAACCAGGAGAAAAGATGCTCTCCCCGATGGATACCGCCACACCTTCCTAATACGCATGCCCAGAAAGAGTGTCACCTCCCTGTGCAGGGCGACTCCCAAAACCGATGATCCCGGATGGCCAACTGTTTACGATGGGGAGATTGGTATCTGCGAATTGTTCGAGCTATTCAAATTTATTGGAGACTCAACAGGCGAAACCCCTTTGGTAATTGATGCTGATGACCTGTTGAACGACCCCGCTACTATGATGAAGAAGTACTGTGATTGTGTCGGATTTGAATTTAAGGAAAGCATGCTGCACTGGGAAGCTGGTCCCGTGGATGATTGGGACTATGAAGGAGATTGGTATGGCACAGTTATAAATAGTACAGGTTTATCAAAGCCGAGTCAAAGAGAAGAAGCAGAACCTGATGTGTCCACTTTACCACAACATGTCCAAGATTTAATCCAGCAAGCCGAACCATGCTACCAAGCGATGTATAAACTGCGAATGAAGCCATAA
- the LOC139149819 gene encoding uncharacterized protein — MCYVINNRKRKSRDASGIPKVILWSAPRCVSTAFERSMREHGGIKAYHELYTSAAYEGEERFYPRYGDKPPTPNSKYSDVRQQLESSVEGFQGVFAKEHAYALPKTRREDALPDGYSHTFLIRMPRKSVASLWRAAIKNEGSESPTIYDGEIGICELLELFKFIRDSTGETPLVIDADDLLNDPAPMMKKYCDYVGFEFKESMLHWKAGSVDDWDFEGDWYDTVMKSTGFLKPDQLRDVDPDVSTLPQHVQQFIQEAEPGYQEMYKLRMKP; from the coding sequence ATGTGTTACGTCATTAACAATAGGAAAAGGAAGAGTCGGGACGCCAGCGGAATTCCCAAAGTAATTCTGTGGTCGGCTCCACGATGTGTGTCCACGGCATTTGAAAGGTCGATGAGGGAGCATGGGGGAATCAAAGCGTACCATGAATTGTACACCAGCGCTGCCTACGAGGGCGAGGAACGGTTCTATCCCCGCTACGGTGACAAACCTCCCACACCAAACAGTAAGTACAGCGATGTTAGGCAGCAGCTTGAGTCTTCCGTAGAAGGATTTCAGGGCGTTTTTGCCAAGGAACACGCCTACGCTCTGCCGAAAACCAGGAGGGAAGATGCTCTTCCGGATGGATACAGCCACACCTTCCTGATACGCATGCCCAGAAAGAGTGTCGCCTCCCTGTGGAGAGCAGCTATTAAAAACGAAGGTTCTGAATCGCCAACTATCTACGATGGGGAAATTGGTATTTGCGAATTGTTGGagttattcaaatttattagAGACTCAACAGGCGAAACACCTTTGGTAATTGATGCTGATGACCTGTTGAACGACCCCGCTCCTATGATGAAGAAATACTGTGATTATGTTGGGTTTGAATTCAAGGAAAGCATGCTACACTGGAAGGCTGGTTCCGTGGATGATTGGGACTTTGAAGGAGATTGGTATGATACAGTTATGAAAAGTACAGGTTTTCTGAAGCCGGATCAACTTCGAGACGTAGACCCGGATGTGTCCACTTTACCACAACACGTTCAACAGTTTATCCAGGAAGCAGAACCAGGCTACCAAGAGATGTACAAACTGCGAATGAAACCATGA